One Polaribacter sp. KT25b DNA segment encodes these proteins:
- a CDS encoding NAD-dependent succinate-semialdehyde dehydrogenase yields MKTKNFGYKKLYIDGQLVDAESGEREDIICPATGEVIAQIAKAGKADAEKALLSSQKGFKYWSKLSLSERTEWMLKLRDAILEKEDELRSAMIHEMGKTYAGSEEDILRLTEALEWYPNAMKNLREEQIPDYEGTHTHKMISKPAGVAIAYLAWNFPLLNVGYKIGPALASGCSLIIKPSTLSPLSTYMVGEILESINFPAGVVTILAGSSREVATPMTTSKIPAVITMIGSTQTGQRIIADSTTSIKKLGMELGGNAPFIVFEDADFDTALDLAIGLKFGNTGQICVAANRIFVHKNIYDKFLKAYVKRASELKIGFGTKENQDVFMGPLASRDARDRMFELIEDAVSKGAKLEYGGKIPEGLPEGGNWFQPTIVSGIKTDMKLFREETFGPVAAVMPFDTDDEVLELANDTEFGLASYLFTNNNKRIERFTEDLEFGEIQINGVKYAIYLPHGGFKNSGIGHDCSHLALEDYLVKKRVTSAL; encoded by the coding sequence ATGAAGACTAAAAACTTCGGATATAAAAAATTATACATCGACGGTCAGTTGGTTGATGCAGAAAGTGGAGAAAGAGAAGATATTATTTGTCCTGCAACTGGAGAAGTAATTGCTCAAATTGCAAAAGCTGGTAAAGCAGATGCAGAAAAAGCATTACTTTCTTCTCAAAAAGGGTTTAAATATTGGTCTAAACTTTCTTTATCAGAAAGAACAGAATGGATGCTTAAACTTCGTGATGCTATTTTAGAAAAAGAAGATGAGTTAAGAAGTGCAATGATTCATGAAATGGGTAAAACCTATGCAGGATCTGAGGAAGATATTTTAAGACTTACAGAAGCTTTAGAATGGTATCCTAATGCAATGAAAAACTTAAGAGAAGAGCAAATTCCAGATTATGAAGGAACTCACACTCATAAAATGATTTCTAAACCAGCAGGTGTTGCAATTGCTTATTTAGCATGGAATTTTCCGTTGTTAAATGTTGGTTATAAAATTGGTCCAGCATTAGCGTCTGGTTGTTCTTTAATTATTAAGCCTTCAACTTTGTCGCCTTTATCAACATATATGGTTGGCGAAATTTTAGAAAGCATTAATTTTCCTGCAGGAGTTGTTACTATTTTAGCGGGTTCTAGTAGAGAAGTGGCAACACCAATGACTACAAGTAAAATACCGGCTGTAATTACAATGATTGGTTCTACTCAAACAGGTCAAAGAATTATTGCTGATAGTACAACATCTATCAAAAAATTAGGAATGGAATTAGGTGGAAATGCACCTTTTATTGTTTTTGAAGATGCAGATTTTGATACAGCTTTAGACCTTGCTATTGGTTTAAAATTTGGTAATACAGGTCAAATTTGTGTTGCCGCAAACAGAATTTTTGTTCATAAAAATATTTATGATAAATTCTTAAAAGCTTATGTAAAAAGAGCATCAGAATTAAAAATTGGTTTTGGAACAAAAGAAAATCAAGACGTTTTTATGGGGCCTCTGGCTTCTAGAGATGCTAGAGATAGAATGTTTGAATTAATTGAAGATGCAGTTAGTAAAGGAGCAAAATTAGAATATGGAGGCAAAATTCCAGAAGGTTTACCTGAAGGAGGAAACTGGTTTCAACCAACAATTGTATCTGGGATAAAAACAGATATGAAATTATTTAGAGAAGAAACTTTTGGCCCAGTTGCAGCTGTAATGCCTTTTGATACTGATGATGAGGTTTTAGAATTAGCAAATGATACAGAGTTTGGTTTAGCTTCTTATCTTTTTACAAATAATAATAAGAGAATAGAACGTTTTACAGAGGATTTAGAATTTGGAGAAATACAGATAAATGGTGTAAAATATGCTATTTATTTACCACATGGTGGATTTAAAAATAGTGGAATAGGGCATGATTGTTCTCATTTAGCACTAGAAGATTATTTAGTTAAAAAACGTGTTACTTCAGCATTATAA
- a CDS encoding T9SS type A sorting domain-containing protein, with the protein MKKIYFTLLISFLFVASISAQTTIYNSTFDEASYDDAGVVADLNAHADWLAGHFNNASTWVSNADADLISTGANFAYSLLSSTPITGASGDVITIRTVYRVGNDDQPFNTDETFGTAAGDVNMFVSGLSPNNAPASSDLGQLRDGVLFKSVQTGSVELTSSGGSSFATNPSISTADKAAYEIIFEYTLGDDAASTTKSARLTNIGSSVASTTETSTGIKQEIYDALTGSGAYFFNWALGFYTKGNSTINALYQNSLTITKNGAVLSTKGFNNFHFSMSPNPVNDVLTINTKETLKKVEIFNLLGKRVLSSTKNSVDVSSLSTSVYLVKISSDKGVSTKKLIKN; encoded by the coding sequence ATGAAAAAAATTTACTTTACATTATTAATATCATTTTTGTTTGTTGCTTCAATAAGCGCACAAACTACAATTTATAATTCAACGTTTGATGAGGCGTCTTATGATGATGCAGGAGTTGTTGCAGATTTAAATGCACATGCAGATTGGTTAGCAGGTCATTTTAATAATGCAAGTACTTGGGTAAGTAATGCTGATGCTGATTTAATTAGTACTGGTGCAAATTTCGCTTACTCATTATTAAGTAGTACTCCTATTACTGGTGCTTCTGGTGATGTAATAACTATTAGAACCGTTTATAGAGTTGGTAATGATGACCAACCTTTTAATACTGATGAAACATTTGGAACTGCTGCCGGTGATGTTAATATGTTTGTATCTGGATTATCTCCTAACAATGCTCCTGCAAGTTCTGATTTAGGACAATTAAGAGATGGTGTTTTATTTAAATCTGTACAAACTGGTTCTGTTGAGTTGACTAGTTCTGGAGGATCTAGTTTTGCAACTAATCCTAGTATATCTACTGCTGATAAAGCAGCTTATGAAATTATTTTTGAATATACTTTAGGCGATGATGCTGCTTCTACTACAAAATCTGCAAGATTAACAAATATAGGTTCTAGTGTTGCTTCTACTACAGAAACAAGTACTGGTATTAAACAAGAAATTTATGATGCTTTAACTGGTAGTGGCGCTTATTTTTTTAATTGGGCATTAGGTTTTTATACAAAAGGAAATAGCACAATTAATGCACTTTATCAAAATAGTTTAACAATAACTAAAAATGGTGCTGTATTATCTACAAAAGGTTTTAATAATTTTCATTTTTCTATGTCTCCAAATCCAGTAAATGATGTTTTAACTATTAATACTAAAGAAACTCTTAAAAAAGTTGAAATATTTAACTTATTAGGTAAAAGAGTTTTATCATCTACTAAAAATTCAGTTGATGTTTCTTCTTTAAGTACATCTGTTTATTTAGTTAAAATATCTTCTGACAAAGGTGTTTCTACTAAAAAATTAATTAAGAATTAA
- a CDS encoding mandelate racemase/muconate lactonizing enzyme family protein: MTIDKIEAFVLKDKLSNSFFFSQWEYSERCICLVKVTASNGQHGWGEAYGPASMVQAGIKLLETTVLGENPLENEVIWNKMYRKTLDFSRRGVYMASVSAIDIALWDLKGKILGLPVSTLLGGAHRKKIKPYATGLYFTNHDNFSDGFVEEAKLYVSQGFKAMKMKVGLGIKADVANVKLIRETIGPDIALMVDSNHAYTFREAVELSNKIEKYDIGWFEEPISPEFYEQYKELRTKTTIPIAGGECEYLRFGFNELIKNKSVDILQPDICACGGLTEAKRIAALASTNGVDLIPHTWGTSISLHVALHFISNIESVPGRMYQPDFLMEFDQTENGLRDNLTFPKLAMKDGMLDVPNRPGLGIDVDEEVLRKYVVYEQTKQDIIEKILK, encoded by the coding sequence ATGACAATTGATAAAATAGAAGCATTTGTATTAAAAGATAAACTATCTAATAGTTTCTTCTTTTCACAATGGGAATATTCAGAAAGATGTATTTGTCTTGTAAAAGTTACAGCTTCAAATGGTCAACATGGTTGGGGAGAAGCTTATGGTCCTGCTTCAATGGTTCAAGCTGGTATTAAATTATTAGAGACCACAGTTCTTGGAGAAAATCCTTTAGAAAATGAAGTAATTTGGAACAAAATGTATAGAAAAACATTAGATTTTTCTAGACGTGGCGTTTATATGGCTTCTGTAAGTGCAATAGATATTGCGCTTTGGGATTTAAAAGGGAAAATTTTAGGTTTACCAGTATCAACATTATTAGGTGGAGCTCATAGAAAAAAAATAAAACCATATGCAACAGGTTTATACTTTACTAATCATGATAATTTTTCTGATGGTTTTGTAGAAGAAGCTAAGTTGTATGTTTCTCAGGGTTTTAAAGCCATGAAAATGAAAGTTGGTTTAGGTATTAAAGCAGATGTTGCTAATGTAAAATTAATTAGAGAAACCATTGGTCCAGATATAGCTTTAATGGTAGACTCTAATCATGCTTATACTTTTAGAGAAGCTGTAGAACTTTCTAATAAAATAGAAAAATATGATATTGGTTGGTTCGAAGAGCCAATCTCACCAGAGTTTTATGAACAATATAAAGAGTTAAGAACAAAAACAACAATCCCTATTGCTGGTGGAGAATGTGAATATTTACGATTTGGGTTTAATGAATTAATAAAAAATAAATCTGTAGATATTTTACAACCAGATATTTGCGCATGTGGTGGTTTGACAGAAGCAAAAAGAATTGCAGCTTTGGCGAGTACAAATGGTGTAGATTTAATACCTCATACTTGGGGCACATCAATTAGCTTACATGTTGCTTTACATTTTATATCAAATATAGAATCTGTTCCTGGAAGAATGTATCAACCAGACTTTTTAATGGAATTTGATCAAACAGAAAATGGTCTTAGAGACAATTTAACATTTCCTAAATTAGCAATGAAAGATGGAATGTTAGACGTGCCAAACAGACCTGGTTTAGGGATTGATGTAGATGAAGAAGTGTTGCGTAAGTATGTGGTTTATGAGCAGACAAAACAAGATATAATTGAAAAAATATTAAAATAA
- a CDS encoding RagB/SusD family nutrient uptake outer membrane protein translates to MKNIFLKIVIVILTVGVITSCSDEFLDQSNPNEVDVTNYWRNLEETQAGLHATYKMLYNPSTFNIIEEMLRSDLGYPSLDRPLPASPNTFYIHTYTSTTDEVNDKWQTNYTGIFRANQVIEALESLESEGEITEEDVADWTSQMAQARFFRGLFHYNLYTTYNKGAIIIRDKVPTSLDEYSMPLSNAEDVLKFIREDLEFAYQNLYKNGEYPDGDISKVTAGAAGALLGDSYLNELDYTSAMTYYNDVVNNHGYQLETDLEKMFTTAGEFNSESIFEINFTADNVDLSYGPWDGETGTNTYALYTRGNTQKTASSPVWVAYAYKTEEKDPLDQRNYYIDPLDNTKKIRNVSLRASSMLAVVEDVQTTYYQVPTHLVTAPPFNGVKWGGFGWWKKYSNHDIVALESDIPNGAAYSAKNVTLLRLSGVLLNLAECKIKTGDVDGALTLINSIRKRWGLVLLGKPNGDTAYTYDKEDTDAEYTADELMQRFMRVEKPLEMGAEGHAARWLDFQRWKKSDNYGFGDRLKELEALTLYGVNYDYIDENGAIKTKGNAPSVSEDSSNAVVTVDYEYDLSASNYSEDKHGYYPIPSREVESNNKID, encoded by the coding sequence ATGAAAAATATATTTTTAAAAATAGTAATAGTAATTCTTACAGTAGGTGTTATAACCTCTTGTAGTGATGAGTTTTTAGATCAAAGCAATCCTAATGAAGTTGATGTAACTAATTATTGGAGAAATTTAGAAGAAACTCAGGCAGGGCTTCATGCAACCTATAAAATGTTATATAACCCTAGTACATTTAATATTATAGAAGAAATGCTAAGGTCAGATCTTGGGTATCCTAGTTTAGATAGACCTTTACCAGCATCACCAAATACCTTTTATATTCATACTTATACATCTACAACAGATGAAGTAAACGATAAGTGGCAAACTAATTATACAGGTATATTTAGAGCAAACCAGGTTATTGAAGCATTAGAGAGTCTAGAATCTGAAGGAGAGATTACAGAAGAAGATGTAGCTGATTGGACATCACAAATGGCACAGGCAAGGTTTTTTAGAGGGCTTTTTCATTATAATTTATACACAACTTACAATAAAGGAGCCATTATTATAAGAGATAAAGTGCCAACAAGTCTTGATGAATACAGTATGCCTTTATCAAATGCAGAAGATGTTTTAAAGTTTATTAGAGAAGACTTAGAGTTTGCTTATCAAAATTTATATAAAAATGGAGAATATCCAGATGGTGATATCTCTAAAGTAACAGCTGGTGCAGCAGGAGCATTATTAGGCGATTCTTATTTAAACGAACTAGATTACACTAGTGCAATGACTTATTATAATGATGTAGTAAACAATCATGGTTATCAATTAGAAACAGATTTAGAGAAAATGTTTACTACTGCTGGTGAGTTTAATAGTGAATCTATTTTTGAGATTAATTTTACAGCAGATAATGTAGATTTAAGTTATGGTCCTTGGGATGGAGAAACTGGTACAAATACGTATGCATTATATACTAGAGGTAATACTCAAAAAACCGCATCTAGTCCAGTTTGGGTTGCTTATGCATACAAAACAGAAGAAAAAGATCCTTTAGATCAAAGAAACTATTATATAGATCCACTTGATAATACTAAAAAAATAAGAAATGTATCTCTAAGAGCTTCTTCTATGTTAGCTGTAGTTGAAGATGTGCAAACTACATATTATCAAGTTCCAACTCACCTAGTTACTGCACCTCCATTTAATGGAGTAAAATGGGGTGGCTTTGGATGGTGGAAAAAATATTCCAATCATGATATTGTGGCTTTAGAATCAGATATACCAAATGGTGCTGCATATTCTGCAAAAAATGTAACTTTACTAAGATTGTCAGGAGTACTATTAAACTTAGCAGAATGTAAAATTAAAACAGGTGATGTTGATGGGGCTTTAACACTAATAAATAGTATTAGAAAAAGATGGGGATTAGTTTTATTAGGAAAGCCTAATGGTGATACAGCTTATACGTATGATAAAGAGGATACAGATGCAGAGTATACAGCAGATGAATTGATGCAACGTTTTATGAGAGTTGAAAAACCATTAGAAATGGGAGCAGAAGGTCATGCAGCTAGATGGTTAGATTTTCAAAGATGGAAAAAATCTGATAATTATGGTTTTGGTGACCGTTTAAAAGAGTTAGAGGCATTAACACTTTACGGAGTTAATTACGATTATATTGATGAGAACGGAGCAATAAAAACGAAAGGAAATGCACCTTCAGTATCAGAAGATAGCTCTAACGCAGTGGTTACTGTAGATTATGAATATGATTTATCTGCTAGTAATTATAGTGAAGATAAACATGGTTATTACCCAATTCCTTCTAGAGAAGTAGAATCTAATAATAAAATTGATTAA
- a CDS encoding TonB-dependent receptor, whose protein sequence is MKILNLLLKKQKVNGLLLLLLLMLSFTTFAQTITVKGTVSDIEDKMPIPGVSVVVKGTQNGVSTDFDGNYSIKAKSGDILIFSYLGMKEKAIKIKGPTLNVSMVADVQSLEEIVVIGYGTVKKKELTGAVARVDAEALEKIVTSDLGAALQGQISGVNIVSSSTPGGSAEILIRGITSVGDDNTPLYVVDGIIQDGDPGIPPSEIETINVLKDAASAAIYGARGATGVILITTKKGKAGTLKIRINGTSAVQVRNAAVPLMNSTEQLYREIVTQRNTTTTLDEDYSSSTLRNPYLLQNNTDLNDIIFNDFAQTHNYNTSISGGTEEVAYNVTMGMFKQDGLQLNSAYERFNVRSNTTYNKEKFRAQTSVGLSLDRRDIPRSNLLSQAIVYSPLQNGLDLDDSSTLGDDGDDATRLTWVVESLKTKEYLKTLRGNASLNLNYDINKNFSLSGNVGITYTTARGKIDVPYQEVINSSTGNALTQPTNSYIEDSSNERVNIYSEVGANFKKEIQDHSLNLGVFLTAEKTTFEQFSARRTENTNPDFNVLDSATGEQLVSSGFDYTTTRLSQIGRLQYSYKGKYNLSTSIRVDQSSIFDEDLNLGVFPSIAFAWNISDENFWKPLKRTVNSLKLRLSRGTVGNDRATPYSYLGTVTSNINYVGDTGSEVLLNGATQTSFVNPLLKWETSKQFNLGVDAGFFKNKLTLSAEYYTTNKEDMIFPIFLPTSVGGGNNARIYANVGNMTNDGVELAARYRHRIGKLWFQMSSTFATNRNEITKINGDTDSYPTNDIGLVGRAQNQSRVTYHKVGREAGAFYLWRTNGIVNTEEKLAEYQKIDSNAKMGDVIFIDQNGDNELDDDDRVYSGSGLPKFEIGYNFASTYKNFDFSMNWYAAIGHEIMNGFNAWAYGFGRHKDLIYQWSEANPETNIPAYRDDIRNHRNFIGYSDLWLENGSYLRLKQVTLGYSLPDEVTKKLGIDKLRIYLSSQNPLTFTNYSGYNPEVGGNVSSRGLDKGTGPVSVQYLAGINFNF, encoded by the coding sequence ATGAAAATTTTAAATTTATTATTAAAAAAACAGAAGGTTAATGGCTTGTTGTTGTTACTTCTATTAATGCTCAGTTTCACAACATTTGCACAGACGATAACAGTAAAAGGTACAGTTAGCGATATTGAAGATAAAATGCCGATTCCTGGTGTTTCTGTGGTTGTAAAGGGAACACAAAATGGTGTTTCTACAGATTTTGATGGAAACTATTCGATCAAAGCTAAATCTGGAGATATACTTATTTTTAGTTATTTAGGTATGAAGGAGAAAGCTATTAAAATTAAAGGACCTACTTTAAATGTGTCTATGGTAGCAGATGTACAAAGTTTAGAAGAAATTGTAGTAATTGGTTATGGAACTGTTAAAAAGAAAGAGTTAACTGGTGCTGTAGCAAGAGTTGATGCCGAGGCGCTAGAAAAAATTGTTACCTCAGATTTAGGAGCTGCTTTACAAGGGCAAATATCTGGAGTAAATATTGTTTCTTCATCTACACCAGGTGGAAGTGCAGAAATATTAATACGTGGTATTACTTCTGTAGGAGACGATAATACACCTCTATATGTAGTTGATGGAATTATACAAGATGGAGATCCTGGAATACCACCAAGTGAAATAGAAACTATAAATGTTTTAAAAGATGCAGCTTCTGCAGCTATTTATGGTGCACGTGGTGCTACAGGTGTAATTTTAATTACAACAAAAAAAGGTAAAGCTGGTACACTTAAAATTAGAATTAATGGTACTTCTGCTGTGCAAGTAAGAAATGCTGCGGTTCCATTAATGAATTCTACAGAGCAATTATATAGAGAAATAGTAACTCAAAGAAATACTACAACTACTTTAGATGAAGATTATAGTTCGTCTACATTGCGAAACCCATATTTATTGCAAAATAACACAGATTTAAATGATATTATTTTTAATGATTTTGCACAAACACATAACTATAATACAAGTATTTCTGGAGGAACAGAAGAAGTTGCATATAATGTTACTATGGGAATGTTTAAGCAAGATGGTTTACAGTTGAATTCTGCTTATGAGCGCTTTAATGTAAGATCTAATACAACTTATAATAAAGAGAAGTTTAGAGCTCAAACAAGTGTAGGTTTGTCTTTAGATAGAAGAGATATTCCAAGATCAAATCTGTTATCTCAAGCTATTGTTTATAGTCCATTACAAAATGGTTTAGACTTAGACGATTCATCAACCTTAGGAGATGATGGTGATGATGCTACGAGATTAACTTGGGTCGTAGAGAGTTTAAAGACAAAAGAATATTTAAAAACCTTAAGAGGTAACGCTTCTCTTAATCTTAATTATGATATAAATAAAAATTTTAGTTTAAGTGGTAATGTCGGAATAACGTATACAACTGCAAGAGGTAAAATAGATGTGCCTTATCAAGAAGTTATAAATTCTTCAACAGGAAACGCTCTTACTCAACCTACAAATAGTTATATTGAAGATAGTAGTAATGAAAGAGTTAATATTTATAGTGAAGTTGGTGCAAACTTTAAAAAAGAAATTCAAGATCATTCTTTAAATCTTGGGGTGTTTTTAACTGCTGAAAAAACAACTTTTGAACAATTTTCTGCTAGAAGAACAGAAAATACAAATCCTGATTTTAATGTTTTAGATAGTGCTACTGGTGAACAGTTGGTAAGTTCTGGTTTTGATTATACTACAACAAGGTTAAGTCAAATTGGTCGTTTACAGTATAGCTATAAAGGTAAGTATAATTTAAGTACTAGTATTCGTGTAGATCAAAGTTCTATTTTTGATGAAGATTTAAACTTAGGTGTTTTTCCTTCAATTGCTTTTGCATGGAATATTTCTGATGAAAACTTTTGGAAACCACTAAAAAGAACTGTTAATAGTTTAAAATTAAGACTTTCTCGTGGTACTGTTGGTAATGACCGTGCTACTCCTTATTCTTATCTTGGTACAGTAACATCTAATATTAACTATGTAGGTGATACAGGTAGCGAAGTACTTTTAAATGGTGCTACACAAACCTCTTTTGTAAATCCATTACTTAAATGGGAAACAAGTAAACAATTTAATTTAGGTGTAGACGCAGGTTTCTTTAAAAACAAACTTACCTTAAGTGCAGAGTACTATACAACAAATAAAGAAGATATGATATTTCCTATCTTTTTACCTACTTCTGTTGGAGGAGGTAACAATGCTCGAATTTATGCAAATGTTGGAAATATGACAAATGATGGAGTTGAATTGGCAGCAAGGTATAGACATCGAATAGGTAAACTTTGGTTTCAAATGTCAAGTACATTTGCTACTAATAGAAATGAAATTACAAAAATTAATGGAGATACAGATTCTTATCCTACAAATGATATAGGTTTAGTAGGTAGAGCTCAAAATCAATCTAGAGTAACCTACCATAAAGTAGGAAGAGAAGCTGGTGCATTTTATTTATGGAGAACAAACGGTATAGTAAATACTGAAGAAAAATTAGCAGAATATCAAAAAATAGATAGTAATGCTAAAATGGGAGATGTTATTTTTATAGATCAAAATGGTGATAATGAATTAGATGATGATGATAGAGTATATAGTGGAAGTGGTTTACCTAAATTCGAAATAGGATATAATTTTGCTTCAACATACAAAAATTTTGATTTTTCAATGAACTGGTACGCAGCTATTGGACACGAAATTATGAATGGGTTTAATGCATGGGCTTACGGCTTTGGAAGGCATAAAGATTTAATTTACCAATGGTCTGAAGCAAACCCAGAAACAAACATACCAGCTTATAGAGATGATATTAGAAATCATCGAAACTTTATTGGATATAGTGATTTATGGTTAGAAAATGGGTCTTACTTAAGATTAAAGCAAGTAACTTTAGGATATAGTTTACCAGATGAGGTAACCAAAAAATTGGGTATCGATAAATTGAGGATTTACCTTAGTAGTCAAAACCCATTAACATTTACTAACTACTCTGGATATAACCCAGAAGTTGGTGGAAATGTGTCTTCAAGAGGTTTAGATAAAGGAACTGGGCCAGTTTCTGTTCAGTATTTAGCAGGAATTAATTTCAATTTTTAA
- a CDS encoding HpcH/HpaI aldolase/citrate lyase family protein: MAKNLLKNSLKEGETLYGPFCKIQDPAIVEIAALSGFDFVIIDMEHGPYSIESLQNMIRAAEARGITPVVRVTENSETLILRTLDVGAKCIQVPQICTKADADRLVKSTKFYPKGERGMCRYVRAAEYTNINAVDHFGKANNDITTIIHIEGMEGINNLEEIVRVDGIDVIFLGPYDLSQSCGVPGDVNNPMVVDAMKGAVETAKKYGKFVGTFTETPEKAKMWKDIGVQYISYAVDVGLVMNTFKEITTQLKEIV, encoded by the coding sequence ATGGCAAAAAACCTATTAAAAAATAGTTTAAAAGAAGGTGAAACTTTATATGGCCCTTTTTGTAAAATACAAGATCCAGCAATTGTAGAAATTGCTGCCTTAAGTGGTTTCGATTTTGTTATTATTGATATGGAACATGGCCCTTATAGTATAGAATCTTTGCAAAATATGATTAGAGCTGCAGAAGCTAGAGGAATTACGCCTGTTGTTAGAGTTACAGAAAATTCTGAAACTTTAATTCTTAGAACTTTAGATGTTGGAGCAAAATGCATTCAAGTTCCTCAAATATGTACAAAAGCAGATGCAGATAGATTAGTAAAATCTACTAAGTTTTATCCGAAAGGAGAAAGAGGAATGTGTCGTTATGTAAGAGCTGCAGAATATACAAATATTAATGCAGTGGATCATTTTGGTAAAGCCAATAATGATATTACTACTATTATTCATATAGAAGGTATGGAAGGTATTAATAATTTAGAAGAAATTGTACGAGTTGATGGTATTGATGTGATCTTTTTAGGTCCTTATGATTTGTCTCAATCGTGTGGAGTTCCTGGTGATGTTAATAATCCTATGGTAGTTGATGCTATGAAAGGTGCTGTAGAAACTGCTAAGAAGTATGGTAAGTTTGTAGGTACGTTTACAGAAACTCCAGAAAAAGCAAAAATGTGGAAAGATATTGGAGTTCAATATATTTCTTATGCTGTAGATGTTGGTTTAGTAATGAATACTTTTAAAGAAATTACAACACAATTAAAAGAAATAGTTTAA